One genomic window of Conger conger chromosome 9, fConCon1.1, whole genome shotgun sequence includes the following:
- the LOC133137846 gene encoding lactose-binding lectin l-2-like, translating to MVSFPMAKLILVAALSCLTFARKCENSCPPGWKSFNERCFKYITRSCDWAKAERYCVGQGGNLASVHSQVEYTFLQKLTKTTRPFWIGLTDCQREGFWFWSDGSKMDFRHWNTREPNNLKRNEDCVHANWSVQKKWNDIPCSNRYRFVCAKRQGENWR from the exons ATGGTCTCCTTCCCAATGGCAAAGCTAATTCTTGTGGCTGCTCTTTCCTGCCTAACTTTTG CACGAAAGTGTGAGAACAGCTGCCCTCCCGGCTGGAAAAGCTTCAATGAGCGCTGCTTCAAGTATATTACAAGAAGCTGCGACTGGGCCAAAGCTGAG AGATACTGTGTTGGACAAGGAGGAAACCTGGCCTCAGTGCACAGCCAAGTGGAATATACATTTCTCCAGAAGCTCACTAAGACCACCCGTCCATTCTGGATAGGACTGACAGACTGTCAGAGG GAGGGTTTCTGGTTTTGGTCAGATGGATCTAAAATGGACTTTCGCCACTGGAATACTAGGGAGCCAAACAATTTGAAAAGAAACGAGGACTGTGTGCATGCAAACTGGTCTG TGCAGAAAAAGTGGAATGACATCCCCTGCTCAAATCGGTACAGATTTGTCTGTGCCAAGCGTCAAGGAGAGAACTGGCGATGA